The sequence below is a genomic window from Eubalaena glacialis isolate mEubGla1 chromosome 13, mEubGla1.1.hap2.+ XY, whole genome shotgun sequence.
GACGGTGGCATCGAGTCGCGTTGCAGGGCTGCACGTCCAGCAGGGCAGGCAGCCGTGGGAGAGGACCCAGTGCTGCGCCCGGCTCTTTCCAGGGCAGCTTCACTGAGATGCAGCTTACCTACTGTCCCTGCACCCTTTCCACTTGGGAgccacagtggttctcaggggCTCACAGGGCGGTATGGCCGTCATGGGTCGCTAACGAGAGACGCGTGCTTCACCCTGTCCCCGTTTGCAGCCCCTCGCCACCCCGTCCCCCGGCGCCGGGCACCCACTGCCTGCTTCCTGTCTGCGGACTTGCCAGCTCTGGCGTTGCACGCCAGCGGACTCACCCAGTGCGGTCCTTTCCTGCCTGGTTCTCACGGAGCACCGTGTGTTCAGGGCTCCCCCGTGTTGCAGCAGGTGTCAGTGCTTCATGCCCTCCCGGGGCCACGGAGCCGTGTGGACGGACCGAGTTGTATTCATCTGTCGGTGAacacctgggttgtttccaccgcCAGCTACTGTGACGGGAGCTGCCGTGGACACTCGCGCACAGGTACTTGTTGGAGCATCTGTGCCGACCCCTGTGAGCGTGTACCCAGCATGGAACTGACACTGCACACACTTGTCCCAATTGCTTTGCCGCCTAAAGAGCTCGtgctccctctgtgtgtgtccccTTAGCGTGAGGGCATCACCTCACGTCCCCGCAGTGGCAGCGCGGCCCTCGGTCTCAGGGAGTCGAGCGTCCGTGTGATACCTTAGACTCCTGGGGGGTCCACTTCCACCAGCGGACCCCCCGCTTGTAGCGTTTCTTCTTCCTGGGGCCGTCCTCCCCAGGACCACATTCTGGTTTAGCTGCCCGTCTCCCGACCGTCCCTTAATTGGGAGCAGCCCTCCGCCTCCTTTGTCTCTCGTGACGTGGCGTTGTGGGTGGAGGCTGCCTCCTGTCCCTGTTTTGGACCTGGTGGTGCTTCCCCCCCCATTAGGTTCTGGCTGTGATCCCGGATTCGGACGTGGGGATGCCCTGCCTGCCCTGGGGTCCGTGTCTAGACTCCCGTTGGGTGGGCTCCTCGGAAGCCCCGAGTCGAGGGCCGTCCCGTCTCTGTGCTGTTGGTCACTGTTCCCTGCGGTAAAGCGGTCGGGCGTCCGGCTCCTGGTCCACCGAGTGCCCCTGCTTTAGCCGCGTCAGGGGTCTCGCCTGTCCCAGGCTGCGCGACAGTCGTGGGTGACGAGCCCCCAGGACCCTCCGCCGGACCAGTCAGCCGGCCTCTGCTCTGAGCAGGGCCCTTCCCGTCTAGtcactctctcctcccttcagtccttccttcattcctgtgGGTTCTTGTATTTACTTCATTGCTCAGTTTATTTAGGTGATATTTATATGTTTGTTATCGGATGGACTCGTGGATTCTCGTTTTTCAGTGGTTGATGGTTACTTACCCGTCTAATGATCTCGATGCTCAAACTGCCCAGGTCGTCCAGTGGGAACCCTTGGGCTGGGTCCCTGTGTCCTGGTGATGTGACCCTGTCATCGTCCTGATGCTTCTCGCCTCCTGGCGGGACACCCCGTGCAGGATCCCGAGGCGCCTGCCTCCTGTGAGGGTAGGGGTGCTGGAGGCCCAGGCCTGGGCAGGGTGGGCTGGGGAAGGTACAGGCGCCCGTGGCAGCGTGTCCACACACACCCCGTCCGCGTCCAAGGTGCTCACGCCCAGCAGGCACACGCACACCACACGCCCCCGTGCACGTTCCTGCCACAGACACTGGGGCTGAAGCCCGAACTCCAGTTCCCACCCACTCCCACGGGTGCTCGCcgcctgcccttccccctcccgtctCCGCGTCCGTCAGGGCAGCGCCCTCGCTAATGTGCTCGGTCATGGTGGTTTAGGGTCCTCTCAGAGGTGCCCCCGCACCCCGGCCAAGAGGGAGGTTAGGGCCCAGCCTTCCCTCCGACGGGGTGGGTGCACAGCCCTCCCGCCAGGGCCCTCCAGGCTCGGGGCCTCCCAGGCTCGGGGGAGTGAGTTATTAAGCACAGAGGACGTTAGGAAGTCGCGTTCGGTGCTGACACCGTGCCTTCCGTGCTGGCTGCTCTCCATTTCTGTGCTCTTGGTGGGGTTCAGAGAACGTTACTGCCCAGGAGAGCGGGGTTACCAGGAAACAGCAAAGCCATCGAACGCCTTGACTTTATCTTGTGCTGCTCCAGCGAAAATCATGAAACCAGCCTCCGCTCTCAGATAAACGCTCCGAGAAGGACGTGTGTGAGCCGGCGGACGGCTGTGCGTGCTCGGAGACCGCTGGGGGCGCTGATCGTGGCTCTGCCCCCGGAGCCAGGGCTCTAGGGTCTCGGGTGAGAAGGGGCTCCGGTTCAGTAAGAACCTGTTCAGTAAGAACCCCTTTTGGTTAAGTCGGGGCCTCTGCCTTGTACCTGCCTTCCAGCGATCCCGCAGCCTGTCTTCCCCGCAACGGGCCCTCGGAGCTGTTGTGCCGCTGGTTTTGCAGATCAGGAAATGGGCTTCCAGAGCTGAGCGGCAGGTGCTGTGCGGGGGCCTGTTTGACTTGTGTCTCTGCCCACAGAGCTCTCGAGGCCTCGGTGCTTGCTGGGGTGTGTGTCAGGGGTGAGGAGGACAGGTTTGCTCTGTGATCTCAGGTGAACCAGGGACCGCGGGATGGAAGCTGCCTCTGATTAGCCAGCGGGGGGAGGGTGTTCTGTGAACACCCAGCCAGCCCACGGAGTGAGGGCTGCCCCGTCCCTGATCAACACTTTGGGGCCTCGGTCGGACGCAGTTCCCACCCAGATATCCTGATGTCAGGCACCTCTGGGGAAGGACGGGGCTGTGACCCCGGGTGGCTTTGTGTGGTTTCCGCATGGTTTGCTCCTACCTGTTGGAGACCAGGGGAAGCCGAGCACACAGGGAGGGGGCCTGGTTCCCAGCTGTGTCGTTACTGCTTAAGGTTTCCAGCGGTCAAGTCAGACTCTTGGGGCCACGCGTGCACCTCCTGGGTTTGCTGGAGGGTCAGGGACAGGCCCCGTTCACTAACACACTGTCCATGTCCCGGCCATCACCACCCTCCCAGCGGGGACGAGAGCAAGCGTGCACTTGATGGAGGCCTCAGTGCTGGGGCTCCTGCGATGGCGACTTGCGGGGCTCAGGAAACTTAATAACAGCTCTCACCTCGTAAGATGCGAGTCTGTGTGGAAGGCGCGGCTTCGGTGGGGCTTGAGCCACTGGAGACGGTGCTTGTTGAACGCAGATATTTCCTTGGGACAGATACTCTCTGTCGGAGGTTTGCACTCATCGAGAACTGTTAAAACTAAAAATGGCTCACTTCCTGTCACTTATACATTGTTCACCGACCTCCCGGCAAGGCCAGCCGCGTCCCGTCTTGGTTGTGCTTCTGGAGAGGAGGGGGCCCTGGGCAGGGCGGGGGGGCCCAGCCCTGCAGAGCCCCTAGAAGAGCGAGGCTGTGTGGTGAGTTTGCAGTAGAGATTATCCTGGTGCACAGAGAGCGTGTGGCACCCGTGTCAGGCACCGTCCAGGTGCCAGGAGCGTCCGGGGCTTGGGCCGGAGTCCCCGGAGTCCTCCGGGCAGTGAGGGCGCCTCCAGACGCTGGGGAGCTTTTTCTTGGTGAGGAAGGAGTGGTTCTGCTGCTGAGGCTCTGAGTGCCCCACCCCCCCGGCCCCTTAGGGAACTGCTCAGGTGGAGAATTTGGAAGAATCGGCCTGGCTGTACTTTATTGACAAAGACTGGACATTCCCAGACtcattaagttttcttttttacgtTTTGACGAGAGGGGTCTGCGTTGTCATCGTTGTTACCGCTGCCTTCACCCCACCCTTCAGGAGGTGCACAGAGGCGTCCCTCCCCAGGCTGGCGGGAGGTGCAGGGCGCCCGGCATCCTGCTGCTTAGCCGTGGTGCCcggtacacacacacgcacacgcacacacatgcacgcacacacgcacgcacacacacgcaggcGCGGAAAGCGTTCCGCCCCCTTCAGTTCACGTCAGCTGCGTGAGTTCTGTTCCTCTAAAATGGCAAATTTCTGGCACGTCTGCTTTGAAACGAGGGTACTTCATCCCAGTGTCCCCCTGCTTTTCGCTCTCGTTGGCGGGTGTCAGAAACGTCTGCCGCTGATCCAGCGTGTGCGGGGGTCCGTGCCCCGTGCTCACGACCCAGACGGATGGACAGCTCTGTGTGTGAGTGGCCAGCGGGAGGGCGCCCTAGGGCGGCGCGGGGCACGGTGTCTGGCCcttcccgccccgccccgccccgccccctacACGGCACTGCTGAACTTCACCTCGGCCTGCTCGGTGCTGTCCGGGACCACCGCCTTCAGGGCCGTGTGGCAGAAGCGGTTCAGGGCAGACAGGCCGGTCTTCTGCTCCAGGTAGAGCCGCAGCTTGTCTCGGAAGGTCTCCCCGAGGAAGCTGTAGACCAGGGGGTTGAGGCAGCTGTTGGAGAAGGCGGCCAGGTTGACCACGTGGCCGGCCAGCGGGTGCGCGTGGCGGGGGGAGCGCTGGCAGGGTCCGGCCCCGGGCGGTGCACGCTGCAGCAGGTGCACGCTGATGAAGACGTTCTCGGGCAGCCAGCACACGAAGAAGACCAGGACCACGGCCAGGATCATGCGCAGCGCCTTCTGCCGCCGCGGGCGAAGGCCACGGTGCCGGTGCGCCGTCACCAGGACCCTGACGATGAGTGAGTAGCAGAGGCCGATGATGGCGAAGGGGACCACGAAGCCCAGCGTGACCTCCAGCCACTGCACCTCCCTGACGTCGGCGAAGCAGAAGCAGACGTCCTCGCTGTGCCGCAGGTGCACGGCGGTGAAGGGCACCAGGGTGGCGGACACGGAGGCCATCCAGATGAGGCCGCAGCTCAGCCGCGCGCGGGGCTTGGTGCGGAACGGGCCGCAGCGCACGGCCTTGGCCAGGGCCAGGTAGCGGTCGAAGCTCATCCAGGTGAGGAAGAAGACGCTGCTGTACATGTTGACCTGCAGGAAGAGCGACATGAAGGTGCAGAGCGCGGTGATGTCGTAGTACTGCTCGTCCAGGTTGAACACCTCGATCAGCGAGTCCGCCACCAGGATGAGGTCCGCGGCCGCCAGGTTGATGAAGTACAGGTCGGGGATGGTCATCTTTTCCCGGAAGCGGATGTTCACCACCAGGATCAGGAGGTTGCCCACGAAGCCGATGGGGAAGAGGAAGATGGTGTAGAGGCAGGAGAGGACGAGCCCGATGGCGTGCTGCTGCTGCTCCGAGAGCGCGGCCGAGCTGTTGGCCAGCGTGCGGGGCAGCTCGAGGCCGGTGGAGCAGCCGTTGCAGGCGCCCGGCGGCGTCTCCATGCCGGGGCCGGGCGCCCGGAGGGACAGCCGGGCTCTCAGGCTTTGCCGCAAGGCTCCCAGAAACCGGATTTTAACGGGAACTCCatcttgagaaggaaaggtgCTGCCCTTGGAAGTGAGCCAGGCATCTGTAAAAGCGCAGCAGGTCCCAGGGGCACTTGTGCAACCGGAGGCGGAGGTCGGCGCCTGCGCTCTGGCCTGCGCTTCTGCCTGGCCTCTGGGTCTGCGGCTGTGTCCACGCCACACCCGAGCCCCTCACTCCCGGGCACCTGGGGAAGCAAGAGCAGAGGATTCAAGCTCGGCGGCTCCAGGGCTTGCTGATGACGCGGGACGGGTGCAGCACACGAGCACGCGGGGCGGGCCTGGACGTGTCCCCTCCGCTTGGAGGGCCGGCCGGCCCTGTGCTGGAGCAGGAGAGTCAAGCGCAGAACACGCCCCGTGCTCTCTCCCGAGGGCTCCCAGGGCCACTGGGTCTGAGTGGAGCTGACGGTGAGGCGTGCTCAGGCCCGCCGGACGCAGCTCGGGAGGGAGCACGGCTGGATGTTCGCGTGGAAGCCTTAGGAGGGTTGTGGTCAGGAGACGAAATAGTTTTATTTCGGCGGCTGCTGAAAGAGAACTAAGACGGGAAGGGGAAAAGCGGCCTTTTCTGGAAGGGAGTGGGCCCAGCACGCTTGGTGAGAGGTGGAGCAGAGTCTTTTTTCTTACAATAATACAGATCAAAGAAGTCTAGCATTTTTGGCTAACCCTAAGTTTGGGTGCCGAACACGGAACTGTTTTCAGAGCATGGAATGAGAGAACGTGAGAAATAAAGGTGGTCATTGTTTTAGGAAATaagatttgaatttttttcactgttttgcCAAACGATTGTAAAACCGAATGTATTTCTCTACTGCTGTGTGCAACCTAGAAACGCTGCGACTTGGAGGCTGGGGAGAGCAACCCTGCCAGACCTTTGCTTCTGACCGTCTCGCCCTGGTGGCCGCTCACGCGCTCGGCCTGACACGGGCTCTGCTCAGTGCGCTCCCCAGAGGCTCTGCGGCGTTGACCGGGGCACCCTGGGCAGGGTCTGCGGTCCCGGGCATCGCGGCTGGGGAGGGGCAAGGTGGCCCCGGCTTTGTGGGGCAGCCCCGTCAGCAGGGCCGGGGTGGAGGAGCCTTAGTGACCGCCTTGGAGAGTTTCTGCCTCACCTGGGAGGTGGCCAGGGATCGTTTTCAAAGTTGCCAGAGCAGCAGGTGCTTACTGACCTATTGCTTGAAAATAGAGTTtccaaaaaaaaggaggaaagagatgaGTCGGGACCTTGGCGTCAGTTATTTTAAAAGGGGTCAATAACCTCTGCCTCACTGGGGTTGATAAACTGGATTTTACCAGTTGTGTCGTGTTCTTCATCTTTGGTAGGTAATCCCAGTTTGAACACCACAAGTGCCATTGTTCTCAGATTCCACCTGCGATGGTTAAAGcctctgtttttaaatttctctgtaaCACTGCTCAGAGTACTGGTTTTGCTCTTTAAACGTGGGGGTTTTGGAAAGTTTTGGACCGATTCTCAGGAAAGCCCAAGGCGAGCAGAGCCCTTGAGACACACCTGCCCTCCCCTGTGCTCGTTAGGTGCTGGCCGTCACTTCTTTCCTGGGTAAACGGGTCTCTGATCCTTGAGCAGTGCTGCTGTTTTCATGGTGGTCTGATGAAAAGATAAGCATGAACCTTACTGCTGACACACTTTCCTCATGGAAGTTGGCCACGAATTTACACATAGAAAGGGGAGTATAAAACAGTCAGGTATCATTTTGTTTCAGATTGCCACTGCTGGTCCAGATCTGGAAAAATGAACCACATTTTTGTCAGATCTACGAGGTGAGtatcttttatatattaaattaatcTCGGGTTGGCGGGCGTCCTCATTGAGGGAGTGAGTGAAGCGCCGCCGTCAGAGCCCTGGCGATCTTCTTGGAGTGAGAAAGATGCTTGTTTGAACAAACCAGGACGGAGCGCAGCTAGCGTTGTTTTCAGCCAGCGTCAGGGAAGACCCTTCCTGCTGAGCCACCCTCACTGAAGGTGCCCAGTCTGTGCTGCACCCAGCCGGGACGTCCAGCCCCGTCTGCCCGGCCCGTCCCCGTCCCGGCGCTGACCCGAACACAGACCCAGAGCCTGGGTCGCGCTTACCTGCGCCGCTGCCGCTGGCCACCCGCGTGTGTCCTCTGAGCAGACCCGTCCCCCGTCCCTCCGGGATGCGCTCACGGCTGGGGGGCGGCAGCGATTCTGGACTTGGGGGTGGAATCGGGACCTTCGCGGGACGCTGGAGAGGAGCGTGGAGGCTCCGGAGCCCAGCCCGTTGTCCTCGGCAGGCAGCCCGGTCGGTTGTCGGTTGGTTGGCCTCTGGCGGCCGCAGGCAGGCTTTATAGGCCCGCGGCTGGCGGGCGGGCACCTCCCACAGGTCCGGATGTAACCCCTTTTTTGCTGGGCCTTTTTCTCCCCCTCTGGCACTGAGCTCAGTCCCACCAAAGCGTCTTCAGGGAAGTTTCCAGTTGAACAGCTTTTTTTCACCCACTGATACAAACCTCTTTTTAAGTTTGAAGGGATTGTAAATGGGTTTTATCTTTTAGATAAAAATCTATCATGCTTTGTTGAAGCTTACATAATCTTGCTTGTTTTAGCAATGGACTGCctttaaaactaaaactagattTCCTAAGTTCGGAGagtagtatgtgaattatacatagagaatttcACCTAGGAGTTTCACAAGACACTTGTAGGAAGAAATGTAAACCCAACAAGTAGCAGGTATTTTCGGCAGGTGAGCTCAGAGTCGGGTAGATGCGTAGCCTCCGCTCCCCCTCCTTTTGCTCCCGAAGCCCCTGGAGGTGCCTGTCCTGCGGGTGTTGCCTAAGACCCCTCTTCCCACCGCGGCCCCCGCCCTCCCGCTGTGTGCCTGCCCTGGTGCCGGCAGGGCAGGCCTGACCCGACTTCCAGTGCCGACTGACCATGCGCCCCGCCTGCCGGCGGATGGATGTCACCATCGGCCTGGAGGGGCTGGCAAAGCCGCCGCAGGCGTCTCCGGACACGCTCAGCTCGGGGCCGAGAGCTCTGCAGGCCCTCCGTGCCCTGGCCGCCGGCGAGAGTTGCGTGGTTTTCATCAGCACTGCATTTTAATCCATCTCCTACCTTCCTCTTGGGGTCCCttttttcacctctttggttttTGAAGCTGTGAGACTGAACTCCGAGTGGATGAATGAAGCACACGGCGTGCTATGTGAGCCCCCGCCTGGCGGGTCGGGAGTGTGGGGCGAGGGCGGGCTCCCTGAgccccggggccggggccggcgTGCTAGAGCCTTCTGTTCTGTTCCCAGCTGAGTGCACGTGAGCTTGAAGGTGTTTTTTGAGCGATGCTGACTTAACATCCTTTCAGACACGTTTCCACAGAAGACAGTGTTGaattttttatggaaaaatacTAACGTTCAGGGTTCTTTCCAGCTGTGCTTCTAATAGGTTCGCTTTTTAAAGAATGGCGTGATCACATAAATGGGGCTGATTTGATTTTAGACCTGTTTCTGGCCAGCTGCACATGCAAGATGGCTTCAGCACTAGAAATGCTGGAGACGCCATCTTGAGAGCAGTGAGTCATGAGAAAGTACAGTTTCCCCTTGAGTTAAATAAACGACTAAAACACAACTTCAGACCCTGAAATAGCCGAGTCACGTCACTGAAGCACAGCCGCTCCCTCCTGGCGGGAGCCATGGCCGGCAGCCCCGCCTCTCGTCCGTGTGTCCCCGAACTCACCTGGGGCCGATGGTCCTGGGCCGAGTTGGGGCTGCTAGGCCACGGGCCCACTTTTCTCGTGGCCCTGGGTGGGTAAGTAATTGTCAACCCTCCTGCAGCTGGTCAGCGTGAGGGCCAGGCCACGGTGTTGGGGGGTGTCAGGCCACTGAACCCCAGTTGATGTTCACACGGGCAGGGCCCAAGAGGCCTCGTAGACGTTTTCGTGAGGCGTGAAGCCCGTCTGTACACTTTGACATCCAGCCTTGAAAGAGCGCTTATTCCGCACTGGGCAGCGTGGCGCCCACCGTCTCGGAATCCTCCGTGAGCTCCCCGTGAGGTGAGGTGGTATCCCCGTTGTATTGATGGGAAAACCGAGCTCAGAAGGAATGTCACCAGGGCCTCGGAGCTGGGACTCGGCCCGCCTGCGGGCCTCTGGGCCCGAGGTCCCCTCTCCTCGCCGGGAGCTTCCCACGTTGACCATCGGCCTGACACGTGCTCTTCTTGGTGCTGAAGTGCAGTTCTCGGGATCGTCCTGTCCATCCCCGAACTGGGTCAGTGGAGGGAACCTGATCCGATCAGCAGCTGGGTGGTGCCCCTCGCCCGCCCCTCGCCCGCCTCTCGCCCGCCTCACCCAGCGCTCTGCTCTGcgtggggctggggggcgggctggggggcggggcgggccggAAGCCGCGTCTGGCGCTCCCCTCGCTGGGCCCCTCGCGTCTCGACACAGCCGTCGGGCCCCTGTTGGTGTCGCGAGTCCCGGTCCTGCGCGTGCGCGAGTGCGTGTGCCCGACAGCTGCCGGCGTATCCGTGGCCCGGCCGTTTCCCGGAGGGCAGCCCCGTCGTGGGAAGGGTTTgctgctccccagccccagcgCAGGCGCCCATTGCGCGCACGGCCCCGCGGTATTTACGGTATTTACGACTCGAGGCAGCGGCCCAGGGCTCGGCTGGTGTTGACTCTCAGGCAGCTGGCTCCTCTGTGCCGTTGCCAGGAGCCTCCTGGACGTTTCCTTTTGGCCTTTGAGAAGGACCTGCCGGCGGCAACGGAAACAGGGGTCTGCCCTGGGAGGGGCTGTCCCGTCCCTGGGGGTTCTGGGTGGAATGCTCTAGAAGGCCAGGCTGCATGCCCAGGTCCTTGTCCCAGCCGCACGTTAGTGGCCCCAGCAGTGtcctgggaggggcgaggagcCCCAGGAGGTGGCTTCCCACCCCGTCAGTCCCGCTTTATCCCACACACCCTCTCCTGGAGTCAGGTGCCCCCCGCCGCCAGAGAGCCTGTGTGTTTGCTTAGCTCTTGGTTGGCTCTGGAGCTCTTTCTTTGGCTCTGTGTGTCCTGACGGGGTGCAGGATGCGGGCTGAGTGGACCAGAGCTGCGGGGACGGGGACAGGGACGGGGACAGAGGGCTGGGGGCCTCGACCTTCCAGCGGTCGGCCCCGCCCCCCCTCTAGCCAGAACAGCCCTTTGACCGTCTCGGGCTTTGTTTAAAGAAAGGCTCCTGCTGCTGAAAAGAAAGTTTGAGAGCcaccagtttacattcttgtGGCAGGTCCTAAGATGGTTCCTTTAGCCGACATACTTAGAAACGCAGCGTGAGCAAGTCCTCCAGGCTCGGCTGCCGTTGCTTCAGGGAGCCCTGCGCGCTCCGGGACTTGCTGTCGCCTCGTCTGGTTCTAAGACTGGCAAGCCGTTGGCGTCTGTTACTGTGAATTGATCGATTGAGGTCctttcccttctggcctgcactCCTGCCACAAACCATAGAGAACGGGATGGACTCTAGGAAAGGGCTCTTCTCAGGTGTTGGCACCACAGGCCGAGCAGCGGGTGGACCTGAAGGGAGGTGGGCTGCGGAGTCTGTGTGCCTGCCCCTGGGCCAGGAGGGGCCCTTCCCGGGCGCTGGGGGCACAAGGGCCGGGCTTCTGGGAGGCTGAGCGCGGTCCTGGAGGGGAGGGGCCAGGTCTGGGTAGCAGCCCCCGGACTCTGGCTGAACCTGCCTGTGGGGCACGAGCGTCCCTGGAGCCACAGGCTgagcccacccccgcccccccagcccccagaggCGGCCTGTTCTAGCCCCGCACCGTCTGTGAGCAGTCGTGACAGTGCGCGGAGACCCTAGGATGGACCCGCGTATCGAGGCTGCTCTGGACCCTGACTAACAGAGCCTGAGCACAGCTCT
It includes:
- the GPER1 gene encoding G-protein coupled estrogen receptor 1, coding for METPPGACNGCSTGLELPRTLANSSAALSEQQQHAIGLVLSCLYTIFLFPIGFVGNLLILVVNIRFREKMTIPDLYFINLAAADLILVADSLIEVFNLDEQYYDITALCTFMSLFLQVNMYSSVFFLTWMSFDRYLALAKAVRCGPFRTKPRARLSCGLIWMASVSATLVPFTAVHLRHSEDVCFCFADVREVQWLEVTLGFVVPFAIIGLCYSLIVRVLVTAHRHRGLRPRRQKALRMILAVVLVFFVCWLPENVFISVHLLQRAPPGAGPCQRSPRHAHPLAGHVVNLAAFSNSCLNPLVYSFLGETFRDKLRLYLEQKTGLSALNRFCHTALKAVVPDSTEQAEVKFSSAV